Genomic segment of Candidatus Binataceae bacterium:
CTAGAGCATTCGCGTAACGCGGGCAATACCGAAGGCGCCGCCGGTGTGGAAAAGGCTTGCCGGTCGCGAGGTCTCGCGTCCCGCCTGAACCCGAAGTACCCAGGCCTCGCCACCGCGAGAACGGGCAGAGCCATGAAGGCTCCAACGCGACCGGTCCTTCGGAATCCTGCGTTCAATGCGCAGCGGCGGCGCTCCCGCCCTGGGGGCGGATTCGCGGCAGGAAGAGGGCGATGATGAGCGCGACGCCCATCAGGTAGCACAGCGATCGATAGATATCGTTAAGCGAAAGCATCATCGCCTGACGCTGTACCTGGCTATAGATCATGGCGAGGCCCTGCTTCTGGCCGGTGACGAGCGAATGCATATAGTCGAAATGCATCGCGCCCGGCATGCGCGGTCCCGTCGCACCGAGACGCCAGGCGTCGAAGACCGTGAGATGGTTTACCAGGTAGCTTTGGCGAGTCTGTTCGAGGTGGGTCAGATAGGTGGTCAGAGTCGAGGTCCCGATCGACGCGCCGATGTTGCGCACCATCGAGAAGAAGCTCGCCGCATAGCCCATGTTCTCGCGGCTGACCGAGCTCAGCGCCGCGCCCGCCAGGGTCGGGAAAATCAGGCCCATCCCGATTCCCTGGATCACCGTGGGCCAGACGAAGTTCGAGATGCTCATCGTGAGATCGAGCGTCGAGAGCTGCCATTGCGCGACCGCAATCAGGATGTAGCCGAGAAAGACCAGCTTGCGCGTGTCGAAACCCTTGCGCGCGATCGCGCCGAGCAGGAACATCGCCGCCATCACGCCCATCCCGCGCGGCGCCATCGCGAGCCCCGCCTTCCACGCGGTGTAGCCGAGCAACTCCTGCAGGAAGACCGGGTTGAGAATCTGCATCCCGTACGCGGTGAAGGTCAGGATGATGAGCAGCGCGGTCGGAACCGCGAAGGAGCGGTTGGTGATCAGCTTGACCTGGAGAATCGGATTGGGCGTGCGCCATTCGTGCACGATCAACACGACAAAGGCGCTTAGCGCGATTGCGGAGAAGTAGACGACCCAGGCGCTCTGAAACCAGTCGGCGCGATCGCCGCGGTCCATCACGATCTCGCCGAGGCCCAGCGAAAGCACCAGGCACAGGATTCCCAGGTAGTCGGCGCGGCCCTTGCCCTTGAGCTTGCGCAGGTACGGCGGATCGTGGACGAAAGTCCAGACCATCAGCCCCGCGGCGATGCCGATCGGCACGTTGATATAGAAATTCCAGCGCCAGTTCCAGTTGTCGGTGATCCAGCCGCCCACCGTCGGGCCCATGATCGGCGCGACCATCAGGCCCACTCCCCACATCGCCATCGCCAGCGCCTGCTCGTTGGGCGGAAAGGTCTCCATCAGGATCGCCTGCGACAGCGGTTGCAGCGCGGCGCCGGCGATTCCCTGCAGGAAGCGGAACGCGACCATCTGGTTGAGCGTCTGTGCCGCGCCGCACATCGCCGAGGACAGCACGAAGGTGACGATGCAGATCAGGAAGTAGTTCTTGCGCCCGAACTGCCCGGCGACCCATCCGGTGGTCGGAATCATGATGCCTGCCGCGACCAGGTAGGTCGTCACGACCCAGGTCACTTCATCGACGCTGGCCGAGAAGCTGCCCTGCATGTGCGGCAGCGCGACGTTGACGATCGAGCTGTCGAGAACCTCGAGGATGGTGCACAGGATGACCGCGAGCGCGATGAGCCACTTGAGCGCCCCTTCGACGTAAGCGTGCGCCTGCGCGGGCGCTTCGATCGTTGCGGCGGCTTCTGCCATCAGCGGGTTACCGGGACGCGGCCGGGCGATAGAACTCGGTACTTTGACGCAGTCGCTACAAGCCGATAACTCGGCGCGGCCGGAGCTTCGAATTTCGCGCAGGCACGAACGTGACGGTAATTATGCAAGAATCGCGGGCCTTCCGCGAGTAGCGTGCGCGCGACGCACCCACCGATACGGCCGCTCGCGCTCGCAATCGACCTGAGCGGTGCGGACAACGAGTATCGATCGTCCGCGGGCGGCCGCTCGAAGAAGGTCACGCCCTTCGACGCAAGATAAACCTCGACGGTTTCATTCAGCGCGCGCTCGAACTCCTCATCGGGCGGTGGCTGCCGACCCATCGACTGCGCTGCCGCCGAAAGCATCCCCATCC
This window contains:
- a CDS encoding DHA2 family efflux MFS transporter permease subunit; this translates as MAEAAATIEAPAQAHAYVEGALKWLIALAVILCTILEVLDSSIVNVALPHMQGSFSASVDEVTWVVTTYLVAAGIMIPTTGWVAGQFGRKNYFLICIVTFVLSSAMCGAAQTLNQMVAFRFLQGIAGAALQPLSQAILMETFPPNEQALAMAMWGVGLMVAPIMGPTVGGWITDNWNWRWNFYINVPIGIAAGLMVWTFVHDPPYLRKLKGKGRADYLGILCLVLSLGLGEIVMDRGDRADWFQSAWVVYFSAIALSAFVVLIVHEWRTPNPILQVKLITNRSFAVPTALLIILTFTAYGMQILNPVFLQELLGYTAWKAGLAMAPRGMGVMAAMFLLGAIARKGFDTRKLVFLGYILIAVAQWQLSTLDLTMSISNFVWPTVIQGIGMGLIFPTLAGAALSSVSRENMGYAASFFSMVRNIGASIGTSTLTTYLTHLEQTRQSYLVNHLTVFDAWRLGATGPRMPGAMHFDYMHSLVTGQKQGLAMIYSQVQRQAMMLSLNDIYRSLCYLMGVALIIALFLPRIRPQGGSAAAAH